A genomic window from Brassica oleracea var. oleracea cultivar TO1000 chromosome C8, BOL, whole genome shotgun sequence includes:
- the LOC106311711 gene encoding probable helicase MAGATAMA 3, with protein sequence MSSCFEGRPSPTSLSEAAQVGAFSRHHGLTNTQANNFLGTHDLNTRLRVGNSSVIGSAATLKSNPLGKNIVESAEKRNPLFKVSKPMNYFLSEENLETMNVTEDMEIPDAARYELLLLQVMALQKKMDIVTNFCVKIVCHNIVTNC encoded by the exons ATGTCCTCATGCTTCGAAGGACGGCCCTCACCTACGAGCTTGTCGGAAGCAGCACAAGTCGGCGCTTTCTCACGTCATCATGGCCTGACGAACACACAAGCCAACAACTTTCTCGGCACACATGATCTCAACACGAGACTTCGGGTCGGCAATAGTTCG GTCATTGGCTCAGCTGCTACATTAAAGAGTAATCCACTGGGGAAAAATATAGTAGAAAGTGCTGAGAAGAGAAACCCATTATTCAAG GTATCGAAGCCAATGAACTATTTCTTGAGCGAGGAGAATTTGGAGACGATGAATGTGACTGAGGACATGGAGATTCCTGATGCTGCAAGGTATGAACTCCTCCTGTTGCAAGTTATGGCACTACAAAAAAAGATGGATATTGTGACTAATTTTTGTGTCAAAATAGTTTGTCACAATATTGTGACTAATTGTTAA